Proteins encoded within one genomic window of Microbacterium sp. zg-B185:
- a CDS encoding DUF998 domain-containing protein gives MTSGVVTTHSDAPALRAEAEAVYAAGAAGAVGALYGLVVALVVPDLPLADSMGAFGLLAAIGAAVVAGAASGTGYWRSRARPGQEWRRGLPSWKFAVNTVSVVIVHTALAFLAAYAGFRLLGLGFIGLPVVTFWAIVLMAVTLGLSSYLVYLSVSRVTTQRMSSLLMAFIVIGTLTAMVTSPDPQWWKVHFSQLGTFDDLSSFVFNGTLIAAGLLVTTFAVYIANDLQRLVAEGVLSRSGAPRIISTLFVIMGVMLAGVGIFPVDVSMPLHNVSASGMALIFLALLIAGPTLLRGMPRAYFVSEWAFLFATVATVVLFVIRYFTLTALEIIVFALIFGWIAVFVRFLAVSGQRGESS, from the coding sequence ATGACCAGCGGCGTCGTGACAACGCACTCCGATGCGCCCGCGCTGCGCGCCGAAGCGGAGGCCGTGTACGCCGCCGGCGCAGCGGGTGCGGTGGGTGCGCTTTACGGGCTGGTCGTCGCGCTGGTCGTGCCCGATCTGCCGCTGGCGGACTCCATGGGAGCGTTCGGGCTGCTGGCCGCCATCGGCGCCGCCGTCGTCGCGGGCGCGGCCTCGGGAACCGGATACTGGCGGTCCCGGGCTCGACCGGGACAGGAGTGGCGCCGCGGGCTGCCCTCGTGGAAGTTCGCGGTGAACACCGTCTCGGTGGTGATCGTGCACACAGCCCTCGCCTTCCTCGCGGCGTATGCGGGATTCCGGCTGCTGGGCCTGGGCTTCATCGGCCTGCCCGTGGTCACGTTCTGGGCGATCGTGCTCATGGCCGTGACGCTCGGACTCTCCTCATACCTGGTCTATCTGTCCGTGTCGCGGGTGACGACACAGCGCATGTCCTCGCTGCTGATGGCTTTCATCGTCATCGGCACGCTCACCGCGATGGTGACCTCTCCGGATCCGCAATGGTGGAAGGTCCATTTCAGCCAGCTCGGCACCTTCGACGACCTGTCCAGTTTCGTCTTCAACGGCACACTGATCGCCGCCGGTCTGCTGGTGACGACGTTCGCGGTCTACATCGCGAACGACCTGCAGCGGTTGGTTGCGGAGGGCGTCCTGAGCCGGTCCGGTGCCCCGCGCATCATCTCCACGCTTTTCGTGATCATGGGCGTCATGCTCGCCGGCGTCGGCATCTTTCCGGTGGATGTCAGCATGCCGCTGCACAATGTCTCGGCATCGGGCATGGCGCTGATATTCCTGGCGCTGCTGATCGCCGGCCCGACTCTGCTCCGCGGAATGCCGCGCGCCTATTTCGTGTCGGAGTGGGCTTTCCTGTTCGCCACCGTGGCCACGGTGGTGTTGTTCGTCATCCGCTATTTCACGCTGACGGCACTGGAAATCATCGTCTTCGCTCTCATTTTCGGATGGATTGCGGTATTCGTGCGCTTTCTGGCCGTATCGGGCCAACGCGGCGAGAGCAGCTAA
- a CDS encoding efflux RND transporter permease subunit, which produces MSNLAVLSLKNRALIALITIVAAVFGGLALTSLKQELIPSIEFPALVVVSTYPGASPEVVSNDVSIPIEAAIQGVPGLESTAATSTTNASIIQASFTYGTNLATAEQKITQAINRIKAQLPEGIEPNVISASIDDFPVIQLAVTGYEDEQTIQAQLESTIVPELEDIAGVNAAQIVGGVGQRITITPDPAALAEAGYAQQAIRDALDQNGVLFPGGQITEDGQTLTVQTGSKITSVEEIAALPLVPSDAAQFESGPRTIADVATVEQNQDPVTTVSRVNGEPALTIAVTKLPSANTVDVSRGVLAALPGLEKSLDGAEFTVVFDQAPYIQQSIEALAQEGLLGLFFAVIVILVFLLSVRATLVTAISIPTSVLITFIGIQAFGYSLNILTLGALTIAIGRVVDDSIVVIENIKRHYVGDADKMTSILRAVREVAAAITASTITTVAVFLPIAFVGDVTGELFRPFALTVTIAMTASLFVALTIVPVLAYWFLRPGKPIFGPDGRQIDAEDPEAPPSRLQNSYLPILRWTLKHSWATLLLAVLVLAGTVAAVPFLKTNFLGDSGQNTFTMTQDIGQAPSLEAEDAASTQVESLLLGIDGIETVQVSIGSSGSALRDAFAGGGSGITYSITTDPDADQVALREEVQSAVADLEDAGTITIAGGGGGFGSTDIEIDVTAPDSATLQEATDAVVDAVTGAEGIGQVSSNLSASLPYIAVVVDSEKAASLGLSEVAVGALVSNTMQPQQIGAVEIEDTTLTVYLAASQTPTTIEELRQLTVPSAQGPIALAEIATVEESEGPTSITTEGGQRTATVTVTPATDDLTTASASVNTALAEADLPASADAALGGVISQQQDAFTQLGLALLAAILIVYIVMVATFKSLRQPLLLLISVPFAATGAILLQIATGVPLGVASLIGVLMLIGIVVTNAIVLVDLVNQYRTKGLSAHDATVAGGSRRLRPILMTALATIFALTPMALGITGHGGFISQPLAIVVIGGLVSSTLLTLLVLPTLYNLVEGAKERRTRRNDGSTDPDAPVSAPVGPGVATATERGLTRREIRERDAAASAPAAVSAPALADVEVPPIEEGPDIEMPQGDETALEAQLTSAAAGITSPPAEADPDPVPVDAEPVPVPVDVDPVPGDTNVADADERDVNVADADERDMNAADGDETVTEEDPESR; this is translated from the coding sequence GTGTCGAATCTCGCCGTACTGAGCCTCAAGAACCGTGCGCTCATCGCCCTCATCACGATCGTCGCCGCGGTCTTCGGAGGTCTCGCCCTGACGAGCCTCAAGCAGGAGCTGATCCCGTCGATCGAGTTCCCGGCGCTCGTGGTGGTCTCCACGTACCCGGGCGCCTCCCCCGAGGTCGTCAGCAACGACGTGTCGATCCCGATCGAGGCGGCGATCCAGGGGGTTCCCGGGCTGGAGTCGACTGCGGCGACCAGCACGACGAACGCATCCATCATCCAGGCGTCCTTCACCTACGGCACCAACCTGGCAACGGCCGAGCAGAAGATCACCCAGGCGATCAACCGCATCAAGGCGCAGCTTCCCGAAGGGATCGAGCCGAACGTCATCTCGGCGAGCATCGACGACTTCCCGGTGATCCAGCTCGCGGTGACCGGATACGAGGACGAGCAGACCATCCAGGCGCAGCTGGAGTCCACGATCGTCCCCGAACTGGAGGACATCGCCGGGGTGAACGCGGCGCAGATCGTGGGCGGCGTCGGGCAGCGCATCACGATCACCCCGGATCCGGCTGCGCTGGCCGAGGCCGGCTACGCGCAGCAGGCGATCCGGGACGCCCTCGATCAGAACGGCGTCCTGTTCCCCGGCGGACAGATCACCGAGGACGGCCAGACCCTCACCGTGCAGACCGGGTCGAAGATCACGTCGGTCGAGGAGATCGCCGCGCTCCCGCTCGTTCCGTCGGATGCCGCGCAGTTCGAGTCCGGACCCCGGACCATCGCGGACGTGGCCACGGTCGAGCAGAACCAGGACCCGGTCACCACCGTCTCGCGCGTGAACGGCGAACCCGCGCTCACGATCGCCGTGACGAAGCTGCCCTCGGCCAACACGGTCGATGTATCCCGGGGCGTGCTGGCCGCGCTGCCCGGCCTGGAGAAGAGCCTCGACGGCGCGGAGTTCACCGTCGTCTTCGATCAGGCCCCCTACATCCAGCAGTCGATCGAGGCGCTCGCGCAAGAGGGCCTGCTCGGCCTGTTCTTCGCGGTGATCGTCATCCTGGTCTTCCTGCTGTCGGTTCGCGCGACGCTGGTGACGGCGATCTCGATCCCCACGAGCGTGCTGATCACGTTCATCGGGATCCAGGCCTTCGGCTATTCGCTGAACATCCTCACCCTCGGTGCGCTGACCATCGCGATCGGCCGCGTGGTCGACGATTCGATCGTCGTGATCGAGAACATCAAACGCCATTACGTCGGCGACGCCGACAAGATGACATCGATCCTGCGGGCCGTGCGCGAAGTGGCCGCCGCGATCACAGCCTCGACGATCACCACGGTGGCCGTCTTCCTCCCGATCGCCTTCGTCGGGGACGTGACCGGCGAGCTGTTCCGGCCGTTCGCGCTCACCGTCACCATCGCGATGACCGCCTCCCTGTTCGTCGCTCTGACGATCGTGCCCGTACTGGCGTACTGGTTCCTGCGCCCGGGCAAGCCGATCTTCGGACCCGACGGACGGCAGATCGACGCCGAGGATCCCGAAGCGCCGCCGAGCCGCCTGCAGAATTCCTATCTTCCGATCCTGCGCTGGACCCTGAAGCATTCCTGGGCGACCCTGCTGCTGGCCGTGCTCGTCCTGGCCGGGACGGTGGCGGCCGTGCCCTTCCTGAAGACGAACTTCCTCGGCGATTCCGGTCAGAACACGTTCACGATGACCCAGGACATCGGTCAGGCGCCGAGCCTCGAGGCCGAGGATGCGGCCTCGACCCAGGTCGAATCGCTGCTGCTCGGCATCGACGGCATCGAAACCGTCCAGGTGTCCATCGGCTCGAGCGGGTCCGCGCTGCGCGACGCCTTCGCCGGCGGCGGCAGCGGCATCACCTACTCGATCACGACCGACCCGGACGCCGACCAGGTCGCGCTGCGCGAAGAGGTCCAGTCCGCGGTCGCCGATCTCGAGGACGCGGGCACGATCACCATCGCCGGAGGCGGTGGCGGATTCGGGTCCACCGACATCGAGATCGACGTCACCGCGCCGGACTCGGCCACCCTGCAGGAGGCGACGGATGCCGTCGTCGATGCCGTGACCGGGGCGGAGGGCATCGGCCAGGTCTCCAGCAACCTGTCCGCTTCCCTGCCGTACATCGCCGTCGTGGTGGACAGCGAGAAAGCCGCGTCGCTGGGCCTGTCCGAGGTCGCGGTCGGAGCGCTCGTGTCGAACACGATGCAGCCCCAGCAGATCGGGGCGGTCGAGATCGAGGACACGACGCTGACCGTGTATCTGGCCGCGTCGCAGACCCCCACGACGATCGAGGAGCTGCGGCAGCTGACGGTTCCCAGCGCCCAAGGCCCCATCGCGCTCGCGGAGATCGCCACGGTCGAGGAGAGCGAGGGACCCACCTCGATCACGACCGAAGGCGGTCAGCGGACAGCGACCGTCACCGTAACCCCGGCCACGGACGATCTGACGACGGCATCCGCGTCGGTGAACACGGCGCTCGCCGAAGCCGACCTGCCCGCTTCGGCGGATGCCGCACTGGGCGGTGTCATCTCGCAGCAGCAGGATGCGTTCACCCAGCTCGGGCTGGCGCTGCTCGCGGCGATCCTGATCGTCTACATCGTCATGGTCGCGACGTTCAAGTCGCTCCGCCAGCCGCTGCTGCTGCTGATCTCGGTGCCGTTCGCGGCGACCGGCGCCATCCTGCTGCAGATCGCCACGGGTGTTCCCCTGGGCGTCGCGTCTCTGATCGGCGTCCTGATGCTCATCGGCATCGTGGTCACCAACGCCATCGTCCTCGTCGACCTGGTCAACCAGTACCGCACCAAGGGTCTGTCGGCGCACGATGCCACCGTCGCCGGAGGATCGCGACGACTGCGGCCCATCCTGATGACGGCGCTGGCCACGATCTTCGCGCTGACGCCGATGGCGCTCGGGATCACCGGTCACGGCGGCTTCATCTCGCAGCCGCTTGCCATCGTGGTGATCGGCGGCCTGGTCTCGTCCACCCTGCTCACGCTTCTGGTGCTGCCGACGCTCTACAACCTGGTCGAGGGCGCGAAGGAACGGCGCACCCGCCGGAACGACGGTTCTACGGACCCCGACGCACCGGTGTCGGCGCCGGTCGGACCGGGAGTGGCCACGGCCACCGAGCGCGGACTGACCCGACGTGAGATCCGGGAACGGGATGCCGCCGCCTCAGCTCCCGCTGCCGTGTCCGCTCCCGCCCTTGCCGACGTCGAGGTGCCGCCCATCGAGGAGGGACCGGACATCGAGATGCCGCAGGGCGACGAAACCGCCCTCGAGGCGCAGCTCACGTCCGCTGCGGCGGGGATCACGTCCCCTCCGGCGGAGGCGGACCCGGACCCGGTGCCGGTGGACGCCGAGCCGGTGCCGGTGCCGGTGGACGTGGACCCGGTGCCGGGTGACACGAACGTGGCTGATGCTGACGAGCGTGACGTGAACGTGGCTGATGCTGACGAGCGTGACATGAACGCGGCTGATGGCGACGAGACCGTCACCGAGGAGGACCCGGAGTCGCGCTGA